A window of Abditibacteriaceae bacterium genomic DNA:
GCCCCTCTTAGCGATTTCGTTGCTGATACAATTTCTGCGGCACTGCTTCCTGTCGGCAAAAGGGAGAAGCCAAAGGGTCATTCATGCACGAAACGCCGACGATTCCCACTTCCTCAACTTCCCTTTCGCAACCGATAAAAAGCGGTGCACGACGCGACCTTTTTCTGGTTAGTCTGCTCATTTTATTCTTTGAGCTTTCGTGCATTCGCTGGTTTGGAAGCACTGTTATTTTCCTAACGTTCTTTACCAATCTGGTGCTGATGGCGTGTTTTCTGGGCATGTCGATTGGCTTGTTAACGGCCACACATCGACGCAACTTTATTCGTGCGACCGTCCCCCTGACGCTTCTTGCCCTGATATTGGCGATGTCAACCGCGTCGGTTTTTCAGTCGTTCAGCAAAATCAATGTCGATGTCGGTAGTCAGAGTTCGCCGCAACAAATTTATTTTGGCACCGAGTATCGCGCGAACGATCCGTCGCAGGTTGTTATCCCCATCGAACTGATTGCAGGCGTTTTCTTTATTCTGATCGCGGCGGTATTTATCGGGTTGGGGCAAGAAATGGGGCGCGCATTCAATCGCATTCCCGACCGACTGCAAGCCTATTCCATCGACATCGCCGGAAGTCTTTCGGGCATTGTGCTTTTCGGCCTGTGTTCGTATTTTCAAACACCGCCGCTCGTCTGGTTTAGTGCAAGCATGGCATTAGTTGGTTTGCTATTGTGGTCGCGCGCGCAGCAATCGGAGGAACCAACGCGCCGTGTTCCTTTCGCGATTCAAACAGTGGCCGTTGCAGGCGTGCTTGCCGTCGCCGGAATCACCAGTTTTGTCGGTTTGCCGGGAATGCAAACGCAGTGGTCGCCGTATTACAAAATCAACTACGAAGCGACGACGCGCGGCATCATTACCAACAACATCGGGCATCAGGGCATGGTAAAGGTCGCCGAAGCGGGGCCTGCGTACTCGCTGCCGCATTTGCTCAATCGCGATGCCGGTAAGCCGCCCTTTAAAGATGTGTTGATTATCGGCGCTGGTTCGGGCAACGATGTCCAGGGCGCGCGGGCTTACGGCGCATCACACATCGACGGCGTCGAAATCGATCCGGTGATTCGCGCTCTGGGACGCGCCAACCATCCCGACCAGCCTTACAGCGACCCGCGCATCACGATTCATCTCGACGATGGCCGCAGCTTCCTCAAAAAATCGACGCGCCAGTACGATCTCGTTATCTATGCCCTTGTCGATTCTTTGATGCTGCATTCCGGCTATTCCAGCCTGCGCCTCGAAAGCTTTCTTTTCACGCGCGAAGCGATGCAGGATGTAAAGCGGCGTTTGAAGCCGGGCGGCGTTTTCGCCATGTATAACTTTTACCGGCAGGGCTGGGTTGTGGCACGATTGACCAAGCTTTCAGAGGAAGTCTTCGGAGCGCCGCCGATTGTCATTTCCCTTCCCTACCAGAAAGAAATTCGCTTCGATGCGCCGCAGAGCGGAGCTTTTACCTTTATTTTGGCGGGCGATACGCGAGCCATCGAGCAATCGTTTCGCAAGAATCAGAACTTCTGGCTGCACAATGAGCCCGCGCGTAACAACAGCATCAATGGTTTTACGGCACGCCTGCCGGAAAGCCAGGCAGCCCAAGAAAACTGGCAACGCATTGCGCCCGCGCGCGTGGGCGCTTCCGCAGCGACGCTTTTGCCCACCGACGACTGGCCGTTCATTTATCTGCGCGACCGCGCCATTCCCGACTTGAACCTGCGCGGCATCACTCTCGTGGCGATCTTGTCGCTCCTGTTGTTGATGGCTTTTGCACCGCTTAAGGCCAGCCGCATTAACTGGCAGATGTTCTTCCTCGGCGCGGGTTTTATGCTGTTGGAAACCAAAGGCGTGGTTCACATGGCCTTGCTTTTCGGCGCAACCTGGATTGTCAATTCCTTCGTCTTCGGAGCGATTCTGTGCATGATATTGCTCAGCAATCTTTTTGTCCTTAAAGTTCGACCGCGCGTTTTGTGGCCGTTCTATCTCGGCCTTTTCCTCGCGCTGTTGCTCAATGTGCTGGTTCCGATGAACACCTTTCTCGCGCTGGATACGACAATGCGCGTCGTGTTGTCGTGCGCTGTTTTCTTTGTGCCGGTCTTTTTCGCCGGTGTTGTTTTTTCCAGCGTGTTCCGCGACAGCGAGCAGCCCGATGTCGATTTTGGTTCCAATGTCGCAGGTATTATTCTGGGCGGTTTAAGCGAATTCTTTTCCCTCATTCTGGGCTTTAATAATTTGCTCGTTGTCGCGGTTGCGTTTTACTTGCTTTCAATCGTGTTCAAGCCTCGACTAGTGCCGAGAATCTAAATCGTTTTACTCTCGCCCTGCACGCAAAAGAAATACGAGTACGGTCGAATTCGACTGTACTCTGGAAAGCCATGAAAAGAAAACAATTTCTCCTCGCCCTTCCGGCAATCGCTTTGGTTGCAGCATCGGCGCGCAGCGACGCGCCTCAACCTTCACAAGCCGTTCCTTCAAGCGCCAACGATGTGCGTCCGATTCTGATCGGAAGCACGCTGCCGAAAATTGCGCTGCGCGATGCGACAGGAAAAGCATTCGATTTGAACGTCGAAGTCGCGACCAAACCAGCGGTTTTGATTTTCTATCGCGGCGGCTGGTGCCCGTTCTGCAACACGCATCTGGCGCAACTGCGCACAACGGAAGAACCGCTGAAGAAATTGGGCTACGAAATTCTGGCGATTAGTCCCGATAGCGCGGCGCAGCTTGGCGCCACCGGCGAGAAAAACAAACTCGGCTATCGCCTGCTCTCCGACAGCTCGATGGCCGCTTCGCGCGCGCTGGGAATCGCGTTTCGCATGGATGATGAAACTTTCAAAAAGTATCAAGGCTATGGAATAGACTTGGAGAAAACATCGGGCGAAAAGCATCATCAGTTGCCGGTTCCTGCCGTGTTCCTCGTCGGGCGCGATGGTACGATTCATTTTTCTTACGTCAACCCGAATTATCAGGTGCGTCTTGCGCCCGAAGTTCTTCTCGCCGCCGCACGCGCTTACAAAGACGACGCGGCCAAAGCGCCAAAATAAAAGGTACGGTCGATTTCGACCGTACCTTCTGTTCGGGATTCAGCAGGCCAATGCACTACGCGGCCTTTGCGCGAGACAAACACCTATGAAGTTCAGGCCGTTTTCACAATCAGCGAAAGGCCGGCTGCAAATTGTGTTCGCTGCGCTGCTGATTTCTCTGTGCGGTCCTATCGGTATTGAGTTGATGCGAGCCTTGCAAGTCGCTCCCTATCCGCAATTTCTGACACCTGTCGCGCAGTGGCTTTTAAGCTTGTTCTTTGTGCTTCCCATAATGTGGGTGGTCGCGGCTTTGGCAAGCCCGTTTCTTAGCATTTACTACGTGTTCAAACCTCAGCAACGGCATATGTTGTCTGCCTGTTCCGCGATCTGGCTCACTTCTTGGGCTGGACTCCCGCTAAGCCGCTCCATAAGGCCACTGCGCGACGCAGGTTTAGCCAGTTCTACACAGCGGGCGAAACCTTTGATTGCTGCGCTCGAACATTACCGGAAAGCTCATGGCGATTATCCAGAGCAACTTCACGATTTAGTTCCTGCCTATACTTCGAGTGTCCCTTCCACAGGAATGCTCGGTTACCCAAAATTTCATTATCGAAAAACGGCAGCAGGATCCCCCTTCAGAACCTACGAACTGAAGGTAAGAACACCTGGTGGCGGAATAAACTTCGATTCCCTTGTCTACTGGCCAGAGAAAAGCTATCCACCGAGAATGTACGGTGGCAGCATCGAGCGCATTAACGATTGGGCGTACGTTCACGAATGAGTGCTGTGTTCTAACCGCACGCGATCAACCGAAGGTATTGCCGCCCTGTAAATTGCCCGATTGCAAACCGCGCGTGAACCATTCGGCGCGCTGTTGCGAGCTACCGTGCGTAAACGAATCGGGCACAACGTAACCGCGCGATTGCTGCTGTAAGCGGTCGTCGCCGACAGCGCTGGCGGCAGCGAGTGCTTCTTCCACATCGCCGGGGTCGAGAAGATTGCGACGCTGCGCATAATGCGCCCAGACGCCCGCGTAATAATCGGCCTGCAACTCGGTGCGCACTGAAAGCTGATTCGCCTGCGTTTCGCTGGTGCGTTGCTTGGCCGCCTGGACTTTATCAAGAGTGCCGAGTTGGTTTTGCACATGATGCCCGACTTCATGCGCAATAACATAGGCTTGCGCGAAATCGCCCGGCGCTCCATATTTCGTGTTCAATTCGCGGAAGAACGCTAGATCGATGTAAAGTTTTTCGTCGGCGGGACAATAAAACGGACCAGAGGACGCGCCTGCAATGCCGCACGCCGATTGAACCTGCCCCGAATAAAAGACAAGTTTCGGTTCACGGTAGCGCTGTCCCATGCGCCGAAACATCTCATTCCAGACATCTTCGGTATCGGCAAGCACAACAGCCACGAACTTTTTCTCGGGCGAATCGAGTTGCGCACGCGAACCCGTTTGCGCCGGAACACTGCGCGACTGCGGTTGCGTTGTCGTATTAAGAACTGCGCTCGGATCGCCGGTCAGGAAATAAATTACCAGACCAATTACCAGCGTTCCGATACCGCCGCCGGTTGCCAACCGGCCCATCCCGCCTCCGCTTTCGACATTGCTGCTTTCGCGTCGCCCTTGCCATTTCATAGCGCACCTTTTTTTCTTTTCAATTCCCTAGAGCAAAAAGCGCGCACAAAAAAAGAGTACGGTCGATTTCGACCGTACTCTTGCGAAACGAGGAAGCAATTACTTGCCTTCGAGTTGTGGCAAAAAGCTTTCGCTCGAAGCGGTAAGTTGCGCGATAGCCTGCGTTTGCAGCGGCAATCCCCACAACTTGATAAAGCCCATCGCAGCGTCCTGATCGAAGGTGTCGCCTTTGTCGTAAGTCGCCAGGTCGAACGAATAAAGCGACTTGGGGCTTTTGCGGCCCACAACCAACGCCGCGCCCTTATACAACTTGATACGCACCGTTCCGACAACGTGGCGCTGGCTGCTTTCGACGTAAGCGCGCAAATCCTGATGCAAGGCCGAGAACCACAGGCCGTTGTAAATCATTTCGGAAATCTGGTTGGAAACCATCGCCTTGAAGCGCGCCTGATCGCGCGAAAGGCACATATCTTCGAGTTCCTGATGTGCCAAGTGCAAGACAACTGCGGCGGGCGACTCGTAAATCTCGCGGCTCTTGATGCCCACGAGTCGGTTTTCCACATGATCGATGCGGCCAATGCCGTGTTCGCCCGCGATGTCGTTGAGCTTTTGAACCAAATCGACTGCAGGGATTTCTTCGCCATCAAGACGAACCGGAATGCCGTTCTCGAAGTCGATTTCGATATATTGCGGCACGCTGGGCGCGTCTTCAGGATTCTTCGTCCACAGCCAGACGTCGGTGGGCGGCTCGACCCACGGGTCTTCCAAAATGCCGGCTTCGATACTGCGGCCCCAGAGGTTTACATCGGTTGAATACGGGCTATTGACCGACGCCGGAATTGGAATGTTGTTTTTCTCGGCGTATTCGATTTCTTCGGGCCGCGACATCTTCCACTCGCGCACTGGAGCGATGATTTGCAGTTTCGGGTCGAGCGCGGTGACGGACACATCGAGACGAACCTGATCGTTGCCTTTGCCGGTGCAGCCGTGGGCTACGGCTTTCGCGCCTTTTTCATGGGCAACATCTACGAGAAGTTTGGCAATCAGTGGGCGCCCAATGGCCGTAGCGAGGGGATACACCTTTTCGTACATCGCGCCCGCTTGCAGCGCGGGGAACGCAAAGTATTTGAGAAACAAATCGCGGCCATCGACAACAATCGCATCCACCGCGCCCACGTCGAGCGCGCGCTGGCGAATTTCCGGCAAATTACGCTCGCTGCCCAAGTCAATCGTCAACGCGATGACATCGAGATTATATTTTTCTTTGATCCATTTAATAGCGACGCTGGTATCCAGCCCGCCCGAATACGCTAAAACAACAGTTTCCATAGTTCTCCTTAATGCCGTTCCATTTTACGAAAAAATGAGTACGGTCGAAATCGACCGTACTCATTGGCTTTAGACAGTCTCCACGCGCTTACAAAACCGTGAGATATTGCTCCAGTTCATAGTCGTGAACCTGAGCGCGGTAGTTGTCCCATTCCAGTTTTTTGTTGTCGAGAAATTTTTCAAACAACGTATCACCCAAGACGCGGCGCGCGAGTTCGCTGTCGCGTGCGGCGCGAATCGCTTCGTTTAAGTCGGCGGGCAAAACCTGGATGCCCGCTTCCTTGCGCTCTTCGCTGTTCATCTGGTGAATGCCGCCAACGACTTCAGGAATTTCCAGTTTGTTCTTGATTCCATCCAAACCGGCAGCGAGCAAAAGCGCAAACACCAGATACGGATTGCACGCCGGATCGGGCGAACGATATTCAACGCGGCGGCTGTTCTCGCGTCCAGGCTTGAACGCCGGAACGCGCACCAGGTCGGCTCGGTTGCGCATCGCCCATGTCACGCGCGTTGGAGCTTCAAAGCCCGGCACCAGTCGCTTGTAACTGTTCACCCACTGGTTTGTGAAAAGCGTCAATTCGCGCGCGTGCTTGAGAAGCCCGGCGATGTAATGGCGCGCGACGGGCGAAAGGTGGTCGGGGTCGTTGGCATCGTGGAACGCGTTCTTCGCGCCGCGAAACAAACTCATGTTGATGTGCATTCCCGAACCGTTCTGGCCCGAACTCGGCTTGGGCATGAACGTGGCGTAATAACCGTGTTCGTGCGCGATTTCTTTCACCACAAGCCGGAACGTCATCAGGCTGTCGGCCATTGTGAGCGCGTCGGTGTAACGCAAGTCGATTTCGTGCTGCGACGCCGCCGCTTCGTGATGCGAGCTTTCGACGCCAATGTCCATTTGCTCGAGGGTCAGAACGGTTTTGCGGCGTACTCCCGAAGCGATGTCGAGCGGCGTCTGGTCGAAATAGCCGCCTTTATCGATACCATCTGGCCGCTGCATTTGGCCGTCGGCGGCTTGCTTGAAGTAGAAAAACTCGACTTCCGGCCCAACGTAAAATGTGAAGCCCATTTCGGCGGCGGCTTTCAGTTGGCGCTTGAGAATGAAGCGGCTGTCGGTTTCGGCAGGCGTGCCGTCGGGCGTTTGAATATCGCAAAACATGCGCGCGACGCTGCCGCCTTCGGTCGGGCGGAATGGCAGCATGGCGAAAGTGTTGGCGTCTGGCATCGCCGTCATGTCGCTTTCGTCTTCGCGCGCAAAGCCTTCGATAGCGCTGCCGTCAAAGGTAACGCCTTCGCCCAGAGCCGAATCGAGCTCGTCGGACGTAATCGCGGTGCTTTTCAGCATTCCCAGAATATCGGTGAACCACAAGCGCACAAACTTCACGTTGCGGTCTTGCGCGGTGCGGAGCACGAATTCCTGCGGATTGTGCTCGTTTTTAAACGACTTGGCGCTTTTCATGTCGTCAGGCGAAAGCAGAGACGCCGCGTCCTCGGGCGCGGCAGCTTCGGGCGCGGAAGGCGCAGCAGTTTCGTCGGAAGGTTTTTCGGGGGCGGGATTAGAAGTTTTTGGGCGTCGGGACATGGCGCAAAGGCTCCGAATGTAAAAAAGCGGGTTGCTCCAAGCACGCACGCAACGCGCCCGCTCGGAACAATCCGCTTTATTTTATTCGGTTGCCGCAGGTACGGTCGATTTCGACCGTACCTGCACACACCTTAGTTCGAGGCCGGAGCCGCAGGAGCCGTTTCTGGAATCGGCGCTGCATCGACAACCGGTGCCGGGGCCGTGCCGCCAAAGTTGTAGTCGAAGCAGATGTACAGCTGGTTGCGCGGGTTGGCGTTCTTCGAGTTCAAGCGAAACAAACCGAGACCGAAGTTGGCCTTATCATTGATGTAGTAATACAGCGTCGGCTGGATGCCGGCATACGAGTTCTTGCCGCTGTAGTAATCGACGGCGAACTGCAGCTTGGGCGTAATGTAGCGGTCGTAACCGGCAGAAACGCTGAACTTGGTGTCGTCGCCACCCAGGTTAGTAACGCGAGTTCCGCCAATTTTACCGGCGAAGTTGTTCGCAAGGCCGAGGTGAACGCGGCCAAAATCGAAGGTTTTCGAGCCGGAAACGTAAGCCACGTTGGGAGCGCCGAAATCTTTGCTGCCCACGCCCCAGACGCCGGCAACAACACGCGTTCCATTCTCGCTGTTGTTGAACAACTGCGTTTTAGCGTTCAGCAAAAAGCGCTTGCTGGTGCTGAGACGGCCACCGGTCGAAAGGTTGATCGGCTGTCCGCCGCCCGCCGAAAGATAGTAATCGAAACCGACTTCGCTGCGGCCAAATGCGCCGTCGCGGTCGCCGATGCCGTAGGTGATGCCAGTCGAAACGCCGACGTCGCCGCGAACGCCCCGTCCATAAGAATCAACATCGAGATGGAAGTTACCGGGACCATAAATGTCGGTTGCGGGATAGAAACCCAAAGTTGCCGGCGTTGCCGAAGCCGGATTGAGCGACGCGCCTGCAGCGAGAACGAGAGTGCCGAGAGCCAGAGTTTTTGTAAGACGAGAAATGTGGTTGCGCATTGTGCACAAGCCTCCAAAAGTTTCGCCGCGAATCGGGGATTTTCAAGAACGCTGTGCGGGACTGTGGCCGTGTTTCCAGCCCGCGTGCTTCTGTTGCTCCATCGCTTCTCGGCGTTGACCAAATGTTAAGCGACGGATGTTTCTGTTTTGTTGCACAAGCGTAAATTTGGCGCGAAGATTGGATTGAATAGTTGTTTCTAAACTCCGCTATTTGCCACAAACTGAGCGCAACGTGTCTCTGTTTTCGACCGTACTTCTTTCTCGATGGCTCTTTCCTTTTCCACCCGCGCAATTGTCTTGCGCACTCGTCCTCTGGGCGAGAAAGATCGCATAATGACACTGCTCTCGCCCGAATATGGCCGCATTTCGGCAGTCGCTAAAGGCTCGCGCAGCCCCAAAAGCAAGCAGGCGGCTATCGCGCAGCCGTTTGTTCTTGCGCGCTTCCTCATCGCGCCCGGTCGCAGCTTGCACATCTCGACACAAAGCCAGGCCGAAAATGCGCACACGCATATCACCGACGATTTGATGCGAACAGCGTGGGCTTCATACATCTGCGAACTGTGCGACGCCCTGCCCGAGGATCAGCCAGATGTGGACGTTTTTGAACTTCTCGAAACCACACTGGGCCTTCTCGATGAACCAGAAGCCACGCCTCAGCAGCTTGAAATCGCGGGTCACTGGTTTTGCGCGCGATTTCTCAACATTCTCGGTTACACGCCGACAATCGGTCGCTGCGTCGTGTCCGGCGAAAAAATCGTTGTGCCGCCCGATGACGACGCAGCAAAAATCGCATTTTCTCCGGCGCTCGGCGGAACACTTTGCACCAAAGAAATCGCACGCGACGCGAACCGGCTTTCAGTTTCGGCAGGCGCGTTGCGCGCGTTGCACGTTCTGGGAACACGCGACGCGCCGACGGAAATCTCGAATTCGGCGCGCCGCGAACTGCGCGAAGTCTTGCGACGCCAGTTGGTGTTGCACCTCGACACCAAGTTGAAGTCGCAAAAATTTCTCGATGAAATTCTCGCTTTGGGCTAAGCAGATGCAACAGGAAAAAGTACGGTCGAATTCGACCGTACTCCGAAAGCGGCAGTTATAATGTAAATATCATCTAACCCAGCAACCTCGTTACGCGCTCTCACTCGTTTTACGTTTTCGTTTCATCGTCCATAAAAGGGAATTAGCCAATGACCGGCGAACAAATCGACGAAACCATCTCAGTCGGCGCACCCGATGCTCCTGCATCTGAACCGGTAGAGGAAGTCACCGGTGAGGAAGTGCGTTGGGTCTGGATTGAGGTGCGCAAGCGGGTTTTCATCAAGCTGCCGTTTTCGCGCAATCTGGCGGACGCGCTTGAAGCGATTATTCCCATCGTGCTCGACCGCGATTCGTTTGTCTGCGGATTATCTTCCCGAAATTTCCCTTTGTCGAGCATGCTCAATGCCGACGATGTGCGCAACACCATCGAAGCGATTCTGCGTCAGGCCGCCGGACGCGCGATTCGTTTTGAAGTTATCGAGGGCACCACCGTTGACGAATGGCATCTCATCCGCGACCGCCGCAACCGCGCTTCGGAAGCGATGGTCGCCATTTCAGAAAAGAGAATTTCGACGCATCACTTTGAAGATGTCCTCAATCAAATCGTGTCATCGGTGCGCGTTCAGATTCAGGGCACGAAAGACCGGCTCTACCCGCAAGTGCGCGCGCGCCTGATTCTCGAAATCGCGCCCACCATTGCCGCCGCCGAAGAAATGCTTTTCGACGAAAACGATACGCACGATAATCGCCGCGCGTTCGCCCGTGCCATCGACCGCATTGCCGGTTTTCTGGAAGTGCTCCCGATTACTCTGGCGCTGGAAATCGAGCGATGTCACCGCGCTTATGCCAAAGAAAGAACCGACACAGGCGGAGAAACCGAGCAAAAGTGACGCTTTGCTATTCCGTCTTCAAAGCCTCCTGTTCTCGCCTGAATTCGACCGTACTTGCCACACCGATTTGACGCATCGCCGATGCCGCGTGATACTCGCGCTGTGCCGTTTGCTCCTTCCCAACCCATCGAAACTCATATTCCCCGGCCCGTTAACTGGCGCGGCGCTGCATTATCCATCGTTCTTCTCGGTGCCGCGTGCGGCGTAGCGGCGCAATTCGACCGCAGCTCGCGTGACAAGCCGCGTACGCTCGTCGCGCAAACCAGCGAACTCCCGACAGATAATGGGACAGCGTTCACCATTCCCGGCACGACGCCTCCACAACCGAACGCGTCACCCAATGGCCCACAAGCGCCGCCTTCTCTGGCACCGGCGAACCCGAATCTGCTGCCGAAAGTGCCTCCGCATGCGCCGTGGCCCGCTGGCAAAACGCCGCCCAATGCGCCGGTTTCTCCTGCCGAAGCTGCGTTCAATAAGGCAGTCGCAGCGCAACAAACGAACAAACTTTCCGAAGCTATCGCCGCTTATCGAGAAGCGTTGCATCTCAAGCCCGATTTGCTGCCCGCGCGCACCAATTTGGCAATTCTGCTGGCGCAAAGCAATCAGCCCGACGCGGCCTTGGTGCAACTGCGCGCGGCTCAAAGCCTTGATGCCAAGAATCCGGCGATTCCGTTTCAAATCGCGCAGCTCCTTTTGCAACTGAAGCGGCCTGCCGAAGCACTCGCGCCGTTGCGCACAGCGGTCGCGCTCGCGCCGAAGAATCCGCAGGGCCACGCGATGCTGGCACAGCTTCTTTTGGAGCAAAAGAAACCCGACGAAGCATTGAACCAGTGGCGCGAAGCGATGCGCGCCAACCCGAAAGATGCGGGCGCATGGTTCGGCGCGGGCGTTCTCGCGCTGCAAATGAAAAAAACAGCCGACGCAGAAACATTTTTGCAGCGGGCTGTTCAACTGGAGCCGCGCGATGCGCGCGGGCCGTTGATGCTGGCGCGTGCCCAAGCGGCACGCGGAGGACTTTCGCGCGCCGAGAAAACCGCCGTGAGTGGCGTGCATCGTTTCCCCGCTGTTGTCGAGCTTTGGACACTGCTTGCCCAAATTCGCCGCGACCGTAAAAACCTTCCTGGCGCGGCAACGGCGTTGGCTTCCGCCGCGCGCGCAGTTCCGAAAGCGCAAGCCATTGCCGCTGCGCCGTTATGGGCCGAATTAGGCCAAATTCAAGCGCAAATGAAGAAACCGCGCGACGCCGCCGAATCGTTAGAAAAGGCCGTCGAGCTTGCGCCGCGCGAACCGGAATTCTTGTCACTGCTGGCCGAAGCGCGTTTGCAAAGCGGCGACAAGAGTGGCGCTATCGCCAGTTTCGACCGTACTTTGCAGCTCGATCCGAAGCGACTGGCACAGCGACGCCGACTGGCTCAGGTGCTGGCAGCAACCGGCCAATGGACACGCGCACGCGCCGAGTACACGCGTTACACCGAAGGCGCTCCCAACGATATCCGCGCCTATTTTGAATGGGCGCAGGCCGAAGAAGAAGCGAAGCAGCCGCTCGCTGCCGTGCGCGTATGGCAAACTGCCGCGAAGCGTATCCCCGAGAATCCGCTGCCGCATTTGCAAAGCGCGCGTTTGCTGCGTGCCGCAGGCCGCGACGAACAAGCCATCGACCGCCTTCGTGTCGTGCTGGGCATAGCTCCCAACGACCCGAATGCTCTCGTCGGTTTGGCGCAACTCGAAGAAAAGACCGGACAAACGGCGCGCGCTTTGTCGCACTGGCGCGCTTTGGTGAATTCGCAGCCAGCTTACGCGCCTGGTTACGACGGCCTTTTGCGAGTGTCGAAGAAGTTAAACCAAGACAGCGCAACCGCAAATATCTTGCGTCAGATTGTGGCGAAATATCCCAAGAATGGCGACGCAGCACGCACGTTTTTGCAGGCTTCGCACAACGCTGGCGATGGCGCGGCGGCGCGCGACTGGCTTAAATCGATGTGGACGAAAACCAAGTCGCCCGCACAACGCCGCGCGATTGATGAGTTCGATCTGGCACGCGCGAAAGAAAAGCTGAAAGAGTTGGAGAGCGCCCCAACTCCGAAACCGACACCCAAACCAACAGCAACGTCGAAACCGACACCCGCAGCCACGCTGAAACCAACGATGGCCGCGCCGGAAGCAGCTGTCTCCGAAACCAAGCCCGTCGAAAAGCCCGTCGCTGTTGTGCCTGTGCCGGAAACGGACAACTCTTAGCAACTGGCAGAAATGCACTAGTCGTCCGACCAATCGATCCAATCGCGGGTTTTCAGGCGCAGAAGTTCAATCAGT
This region includes:
- a CDS encoding peroxiredoxin-like family protein, with product MKRKQFLLALPAIALVAASARSDAPQPSQAVPSSANDVRPILIGSTLPKIALRDATGKAFDLNVEVATKPAVLIFYRGGWCPFCNTHLAQLRTTEEPLKKLGYEILAISPDSAAQLGATGEKNKLGYRLLSDSSMAASRALGIAFRMDDETFKKYQGYGIDLEKTSGEKHHQLPVPAVFLVGRDGTIHFSYVNPNYQVRLAPEVLLAAARAYKDDAAKAPK
- a CDS encoding neutral zinc metallopeptidase, encoding MKWQGRRESSNVESGGGMGRLATGGGIGTLVIGLVIYFLTGDPSAVLNTTTQPQSRSVPAQTGSRAQLDSPEKKFVAVVLADTEDVWNEMFRRMGQRYREPKLVFYSGQVQSACGIAGASSGPFYCPADEKLYIDLAFFRELNTKYGAPGDFAQAYVIAHEVGHHVQNQLGTLDKVQAAKQRTSETQANQLSVRTELQADYYAGVWAHYAQRRNLLDPGDVEEALAAASAVGDDRLQQQSRGYVVPDSFTHGSSQQRAEWFTRGLQSGNLQGGNTFG
- a CDS encoding argininosuccinate synthase; this encodes METVVLAYSGGLDTSVAIKWIKEKYNLDVIALTIDLGSERNLPEIRQRALDVGAVDAIVVDGRDLFLKYFAFPALQAGAMYEKVYPLATAIGRPLIAKLLVDVAHEKGAKAVAHGCTGKGNDQVRLDVSVTALDPKLQIIAPVREWKMSRPEEIEYAEKNNIPIPASVNSPYSTDVNLWGRSIEAGILEDPWVEPPTDVWLWTKNPEDAPSVPQYIEIDFENGIPVRLDGEEIPAVDLVQKLNDIAGEHGIGRIDHVENRLVGIKSREIYESPAAVVLHLAHQELEDMCLSRDQARFKAMVSNQISEMIYNGLWFSALHQDLRAYVESSQRHVVGTVRIKLYKGAALVVGRKSPKSLYSFDLATYDKGDTFDQDAAMGFIKLWGLPLQTQAIAQLTASSESFLPQLEGK
- the glnA gene encoding type I glutamate--ammonia ligase; amino-acid sequence: MSRRPKTSNPAPEKPSDETAAPSAPEAAAPEDAASLLSPDDMKSAKSFKNEHNPQEFVLRTAQDRNVKFVRLWFTDILGMLKSTAITSDELDSALGEGVTFDGSAIEGFAREDESDMTAMPDANTFAMLPFRPTEGGSVARMFCDIQTPDGTPAETDSRFILKRQLKAAAEMGFTFYVGPEVEFFYFKQAADGQMQRPDGIDKGGYFDQTPLDIASGVRRKTVLTLEQMDIGVESSHHEAAASQHEIDLRYTDALTMADSLMTFRLVVKEIAHEHGYYATFMPKPSSGQNGSGMHINMSLFRGAKNAFHDANDPDHLSPVARHYIAGLLKHARELTLFTNQWVNSYKRLVPGFEAPTRVTWAMRNRADLVRVPAFKPGRENSRRVEYRSPDPACNPYLVFALLLAAGLDGIKNKLEIPEVVGGIHQMNSEERKEAGIQVLPADLNEAIRAARDSELARRVLGDTLFEKFLDNKKLEWDNYRAQVHDYELEQYLTVL
- the recO gene encoding DNA repair protein RecO, with protein sequence MALSFSTRAIVLRTRPLGEKDRIMTLLSPEYGRISAVAKGSRSPKSKQAAIAQPFVLARFLIAPGRSLHISTQSQAENAHTHITDDLMRTAWASYICELCDALPEDQPDVDVFELLETTLGLLDEPEATPQQLEIAGHWFCARFLNILGYTPTIGRCVVSGEKIVVPPDDDAAKIAFSPALGGTLCTKEIARDANRLSVSAGALRALHVLGTRDAPTEISNSARRELREVLRRQLVLHLDTKLKSQKFLDEILALG
- a CDS encoding tetratricopeptide repeat protein; the encoded protein is MPRDTRAVPFAPSQPIETHIPRPVNWRGAALSIVLLGAACGVAAQFDRSSRDKPRTLVAQTSELPTDNGTAFTIPGTTPPQPNASPNGPQAPPSLAPANPNLLPKVPPHAPWPAGKTPPNAPVSPAEAAFNKAVAAQQTNKLSEAIAAYREALHLKPDLLPARTNLAILLAQSNQPDAALVQLRAAQSLDAKNPAIPFQIAQLLLQLKRPAEALAPLRTAVALAPKNPQGHAMLAQLLLEQKKPDEALNQWREAMRANPKDAGAWFGAGVLALQMKKTADAETFLQRAVQLEPRDARGPLMLARAQAARGGLSRAEKTAVSGVHRFPAVVELWTLLAQIRRDRKNLPGAATALASAARAVPKAQAIAAAPLWAELGQIQAQMKKPRDAAESLEKAVELAPREPEFLSLLAEARLQSGDKSGAIASFDRTLQLDPKRLAQRRRLAQVLAATGQWTRARAEYTRYTEGAPNDIRAYFEWAQAEEEAKQPLAAVRVWQTAAKRIPENPLPHLQSARLLRAAGRDEQAIDRLRVVLGIAPNDPNALVGLAQLEEKTGQTARALSHWRALVNSQPAYAPGYDGLLRVSKKLNQDSATANILRQIVAKYPKNGDAARTFLQASHNAGDGAAARDWLKSMWTKTKSPAQRRAIDEFDLARAKEKLKELESAPTPKPTPKPTATSKPTPAATLKPTMAAPEAAVSETKPVEKPVAVVPVPETDNS